caTGTCAGTGTTGTATCGTGTCctaatcaatttatatttttcgtaTTGATGTATCCGTATCTGTGTCCATGCATGATAGGGTGGCTCAAAGGGGTGCATTTTTACTGTGGAGGATGATACGCAATAACACCGCGGCCTCTTTCAACAAGtctataaaatcatgaaataatttaagggatatttaaatagtttagaagatgaaatgaaaaggtacaaaattaaaaatgaaaaacggatgaagaggaagaaatttaGGGACCAGAGTatgaagaaaattagggaTCGAAATCTAATTATGTGGCTAAAATAAAGACGTACACTATAATAAATTTCGAGTAAATACGTTATGACTatcccaattaaaaaaatcgtgaAAGATTCATTTTGCcgttgaaatattttctttgtaaaaaagaaaatatatttataagggtAATATAGAAAACTCCCAGtcgaggaattaatttgaagtaAGTTGAAAAGATCTAATTTCTCTTGAATCTGAAGCCCAAAACAAACTACCATCAGAATTATGTCGAGAATGCCTCGATTACAGCCCTATCTGTAAGTCAGATAGGTCGTAAGAGAAATATAAGTGAAGGTCGTAAGAATGTTAAGAGTTGCAATAATTATACCTGTTGCATGGAGGCGTctacttataaattttctccacttatatgattttatatgaatcacaaataccaaaataatcGAATGGTTACGTTGAGTctatacatattaaaatttatgatgtaTCGAGACTGCAACATAAAAACcttgaattgataaaataaattcaaaatttatctaaaaataataaatatagtataaaaaaaatcttaatacAACCTTCACTATATTAGTGATCATCAGAACCTGATAAACATAATTCCTCAACTACTATGCAACTCcacaatttaaattactaCATCTATCAACAACGGATacttagtattaatttatcttcttcTATTAGTATTTGTACACTTTTTCGTTTATGACggatcccttggcctgtcgaggtgACTGTCTAGCCTTTCATATTGTATTGTACCGATGttctatcatttatttaataaaatttgcatttatccaaaaaaaaaattagtacatCTGCCATATATCAAGAGATAGCCTCcaatttgcattttcttttattttattttaatgttttatattttcctgTCAAAGCGTATTGATTTGAACCTCAAGACTCTACAACAATCCAAATAAGAGAATTTATGCTTATTGTTtgtaaaaaactaaaaaaaaaattatttattatattttttgctcaAATATtcacaaacaaataataattcaaattaaaaaataataaaaagaaattaaaattatctcaAACACAAATAGTTTTAAttccaataatattttaaaactaatctattacttataaaaatacaacttatctaagtttttattttaaaaattaaattttattattattattattatttgtggtcaaagtttattaaaatattttcatatcaaataatatttcaaattcaaaaatttgaaaaggttaatatttaacttcaaataattataatttaaataataatttattattatataaacatacaatttctctatctttttacttaaaaataaaattttcttttgaattaaCTACGTTCACCCCACTTGAACCATCACccaaatcgaaaaaaaaaaaaaaaaaaaaaaaaaaaacctcttGTTAATCGccaaactacaaaaaaaaataacaaaattaatttttagagcAAAATACGTTGATACCATTACATCAGCCTAAGAAAATGAGTCGACATGACATGTTATGACACGCTAGTAGATACAGTATAATTACGAAAATATCCAAAATGAGGTGGGAAATCTAAAGAgtgagaaaaaagaacaactgatttttcttataaaataaataacaataataataattaaaaaaattaatttcattgaaAATGATTTAACAAAAGAGAAATAGTCTGATGCCAAAGTGAGGGCTTTCTTCAAGAACACTAAAtcccaaattaatttttctcaaaatacagATTTACGTATATTTCAATTTGCACAACCTACAAATTTCGttcctaaattattttttcgtcGAAGATGTTCGAATTGCTGTTCTCTTTTTGCATTCATATTTCATACTACAAAAatcactaaaataatattgtgaCCGACAGCAcgaaaagtaaataatttgttagCTACCTCTAGACATTGAAATTTTTgccaataataataatgcatcataatatttctaaaatctCCTAAATTTATTTGGTAATTGTCACAAACAATCAACAAATTGgtgcaagaaaaaaaatgttcacTTCCAGCCATTTTTATACCGATGAATTATGGGCATTTTGGTCCTAATGGCAAGGTGGTCTACACCAACAATTGCAAATGACAGAGtcttttttgtactttttatactttatctAAGAGTCATTTTGCTACtcgaataataatttaaggaTGGTGTTATATATTAGGTGGCCCAATAACTTATTTAGGAGGCCCACTAACCGATCCACCTGGCAGGCCCACTTACCGACCCAATCCGTCCCGATCCGAACCGGTTACTTACCTACTTATTTGTTAACCCTAACCCTAACTCTCATTTCACCGGCAACTATGGTGTCTTTCCTTAGCTAACGTGATGGCTTTAGGAAAGCCAAGGCTTTCATTCTTTATCATCCTTTCACCCCTTAAAAAGGGAGATCTCCCCCTCGGCTATGAACACAGAAAATGTTtatctctctcttcttcctcaCTCAAAGTTATGTGAATTAGGTGATTTTCGGGGGGTCTTTGGGATCGTGTAGTAGTGTGAGATCTTCATGATCGGAGTTGTTGTGGTCTTTGGTGGTGATGCAGTCGTGGGTCGGTTGTTGGTGGGTGCGGTGCCTTTCATAACCATGTTCCCTTTCTTATCTTCGGTTTGGATCTGGTTGTTTCTGAGTCATATTTCTTCTTACAGTGttattctttatctttttgttcatTATCATTCTTTATGATTTCTGTAATGTTTGGcctgtaatatttattaaggagtttcgtactccactgttgtaatagttgataggtattctaagaaagaaaaagtgcCACAAGAGGCATCTACACTCTAAAGGTGGTAAATATATTCTACctctaatttattctaattttctgTCAAAGTTTGTTAAAATgctttcaaatcaaataataactCAAATTCCAAAAATGTCCCGTCAACTCTGGGATGGACTTAAGACCCATCCTTTTGTCTTTGCTCTCAGGGGTGACAATGGGGCGAGTATAGATTGAGTTTGGATGGACCTAAAATATGTCCAATCAACTCTAAGAGGGATACATTCTATAGACCTAAAACCCATCACGAACCTCAACCGGTCCTAATTTTTAGAAACTGCCCCAATGTccatttttttggaatttcttTGAATTCAAGTCCAATTACCAACCCTACTTGTTCTAATagcttccttttttttttagcccGTTCGAGTATATTccttaatttgaattatcaaGAACCAATCTTTGGTACAATGAATCAGAAACTACcacaaagttgaaaaaaaaatgaaaaacaaaagacaaGAAGTAGGTGAATATGTACATTGATAAGAAAACTTTCCCCTTATTACATTTGAGCAAGTGAATCCCACTACACTACAGGAAGAGGGCTGTACTGTACTTGAGGATTTCTCCACTtttcaaaacaacaaaatgccCAAAATCCCAACTTAAAACCCAAGACAAAACACCAAAACCTTCTTCCACACTTCAACAAAATccacttattttattcatatatatatatatatatactaactaGAGAGCCAAAAGCCACCCTCCCCAATTCCTATactatttctttcttcattcttCCTTTCACAAAACACCCAACTCACAGAAGATGCAAACTCTTATTATCTTTCCTTCCCTACCTACACTACACACTTCACATCAAATTCTAGTTATAAGAGAGACAAACACCATATCTACTGCCTTGTaccatctttttcttcttcttcttcttcttcttctaccCTGTACCTCTCATCCTACTATAAACTTGAGAGACCTGAAATGCCTGAGATCAGTAAGTCCACTCCTGAGGAAGGTAGAAGTCGCAGCTCACCAACATCGATCCTCCCTCAAGCGAACTCTGCATATTTCGGCGTTGTTGCAACACTAGGGTGTGCCGCCGCGCCATCAGTGCATCTGCAAACAGATCAATCACAAGTGTTAGCAACAAGAAGCTTAGAATGCGTAGAACAATTAATGTACACTAGTGCCTCACACATACTGTAATCCGGGACGAAGCCCCTGCTGAATCGGGGCGGAGGCTGCTGCTGTTGAGATTGAGCGAAACCATTCGTACTATTGAAGTTCTTGGTGTGGGCATGTGCAGCTACTCTGCCTGGAAACACAGCTGCTGAACAACCTGTGTGCAGATAACAATGGGAAGAAGAGGCAGATGAATCAAGAACGGACCTGAAACAACAGTAAGGTATGTGGACTTGCGAAGATTTTCTACATTAAAATCAAAGGCACTGGGGATAAGTGGAAATTCTTGGCCgcataatatattaaaagatcTATAAAGCGAGCTTAGATATGCACTAATAAAGAGGATTTGGGCGTCAAAACTGTGGATAAAAGCAAGACCAACATAAAGCCAATTTGCCTAGATATGCATGATTCTTTTCCAATAACAAAAACTCATTCAGTCAAAAGGAATTCATAGAAGTGGCTCCAGATTTAGTTTCTTTCGGTCTTGGTAGAAAAACAACAGTGCCACAAGAATTCTTGGCTCCaaaaccaaaaatgaaaagaaaacagtaAATGGTAGGAAAAGGGCCCATCACATGGAACTCAGATTTGACAGTATTGAGTAGGGGGGTCCCTGCTCGTGATAAAGACAGAGAATGGGTCCATTTCATACCAAAGTCTAACTAGAATTAGACTTTCTtccaatatttgaatttgaaaaaaataaggttgaaataggtttttttttttttttgttttttgggttTCTGGGGAACAATGctagaaattcaaaataaagcaGACCCAAGAAcgaaacaaatttcaaaaacccAAAAGAATTATTGTTCcaaaaaaagcaagaaaatggaGGGATATTGAAAAAGCACTGAGCTGTACAATACCTGGCTTCTTGTGAGAATCTGACGAATAAGCGTTGCTGTCATTATTATTCCCATATCTCCGAGGCAGAAACACTCCCGTCCCAGCACACGCCCTTTTCGCCGCCGCACCACCGCCACCGACGCCGTTACCAGATCCGCCGAATAAAACTGGCCTCCCACGGTTTTGGCTTTGCTGAAGGGTCCATGCAGCTTGATCCATTCCTCCCACTGGCCTTCCGCCCCTGTTTTGATACACTTGTTGCTGACTATACCACACACCACACCCCTCATTCTGTTGCTTTGCCTGAAACTGAACGAGAaatattttagagaaaaattctgacaaaaaatagaaaaaatttctGGAAGAATGGAATTACATGTGTATTTGGGAAAACGGAGGGATTAGGGGTTTCGGATTCTGGGTAAAATTGGGAAAGGCTTCTCGGCGGGGCCAAAAGGCCTTTATGCTTGTTTGGCCAATGTCCTAACCCACAACCGCCGTTCAGCTTGAGCTTCGCAACTTGACCGGCGGCGCGGTAAATCAGATCCCCAATGGCTTCGTACTCGGAAGCCAGCGGCGTCGCGGGAGGCGACGGCACGCCGTTTGGACTTCCGTTGCTAGACCCACCGGCGCTCCGAGCAGCCCAAGTCCCAAAGTGGGCCAGCGTCGACTGAGGCGAAGTGGACATCACCCAGAGCTTCTGCAGAGACGAAAACCcggaagaaaaaaattaagaaagtagTAAAAATCACACAAGAAGGATGAGAAGCAAGCAAATGGTGCGTACCTCAAGACGTTCACGGCCCTCAGTTTCAAATCCGTAAGGGAACTCAGTGGGGAAGCAGAATTCAGCCTCCGACCTAGTGTTGTTACTCTTGTTGAAATTCTCTTTACCCATAAGGAAATCATCGTCAGTCAAGAACTCGGAGGGCAACCAGAACCCTGCTTCTTCAACGCTACTAGCCATTTTTTATGTGAAGGAGAAGGAGAGAAAACAGAGCGTATTAACTGAGTGCTTATGCGTTTTGAGCAATGGTTGCTGCTTGAGGAAGATATAATAATGGCAGAAGGATGAGAGAGAGGGACCCAAAGGaaaaagaggagagagagagagagagaggagtgGGGGGGAATGTTGAGGACAGGCGGTTGCTTTTTATTAAGGTTCTtgagacaaaaaaattcaaaaattaaaaattgatttggatttggatttggtgTTGGGGTTGGAGGGGTCGTTTTGtattcaaaaatcaaatcagaaagagagaaaaaatacataGTTTAAAGATTtggtgtgtgcagtgtgtgtgtgtgtgtgtgtgtgtgtgttgtgggAAGTAGAGTGGGGCCTAATTCATACatgcaagaaaatggaacaGTGGCATTAGTGGTTGAAGACATTTGTCCTGCTCTGTACTCCACCTGGCATCACTAATTTGGACCCCATTTTGCTTATTTGgctttcttttattcttttaattctaccaaaaaagaaagagtaaGCCCTTCACATTTTTGTGTTGGGGTTAATAAATGTtagctttttaaaaaaacaaaaaaataaaaaaaactatatcgagtagaattaaaatttgctataatcataaatttatttttattatttaaaaaagtattaataccctcatatttatttgatataattatgtaatttttggactGTAATGTACAGATATCAACTTTACTCttaaaagtattttgattttttaatttttgaaaaaatgtttaaaattcCAATATTGTGCAATGTTCCGTTTGCCTATAAGTGTTTATGTCttgtatattttgaaaaaggaGTTTTAGTTCATACAAGTATTTTAAAGATATGTTAAATTATAGTTTAGGATATTAAGAAGGTATTTTGTGTAGTTCAATACGAATTCTTGATGTAATCTTGACAGAAGTTAATGGAATAGGCCCATTTAGACGGATATTAGTTTATGGGAGTATTGatacatttttattcaaaGGAGGCTGTGTGTGGCACACTTGTTGGATGCGCATCCTTGTATACATactgaataaaaaaaaattaaagaaaaaaataacagattatttaaaaggaataattttaaattttgtatatctttttttaattttagtaccCTAAGTTTTTAAATCATCGGACATAGTATCCgaagtttttaattttcatcaatttgagTGCCCTCCGTTAGGTTTGCCATTAAAACAAACGGTCAATccaattttggagaaaaaattagACGGAATTTTGTCTATACAAGGACATATTTGACTGTCATTTTATTCAGCACAcacaaaatttctattttttattataatttataatgaaggacaataatgtaaaaaaaaaaaaacccaaatttctatcacaaaaatactaattcaaATCGTTATGAAAAATACCAATTCAAACATTTCCTCCCAATTCAAATCattatggaaataaaaatgcatgCTAAATGCGGGATAATGTAAAGATAATTGCCtagtaataatttaagaaaattaaaagagtcTTATGTTCAACCACCACTCGCATTATTCACGAAAAATAAACAGTAAAAATCGAATAAGCCACTCAAAAAGTGTCAATTACTTAtgagttaaataaaattgcatatccataatttgat
This region of Sesamum indicum cultivar Zhongzhi No. 13 linkage group LG4, S_indicum_v1.0, whole genome shotgun sequence genomic DNA includes:
- the LOC105160931 gene encoding uncharacterized protein LOC105160931 → MASSVEEAGFWLPSEFLTDDDFLMGKENFNKSNNTRSEAEFCFPTEFPYGFETEGRERLEKLWVMSTSPQSTLAHFGTWAARSAGGSSNGSPNGVPSPPATPLASEYEAIGDLIYRAAGQVAKLKLNGGCGLGHWPNKHKGLLAPPRSLSQFYPESETPNPSVFPNTHFQAKQQNEGCGVWYSQQQVYQNRGGRPVGGMDQAAWTLQQSQNRGRPVLFGGSGNGVGGGGAAAKRACAGTGVFLPRRYGNNNDSNAYSSDSHKKPGCSAAVFPGRVAAHAHTKNFNSTNGFAQSQQQQPPPRFSRGFVPDYNALMARRHTLVLQQRRNMQSSLEGGSMLVSCDFYLPQEWTY